A single genomic interval of uncultured Sphaerochaeta sp. harbors:
- the mutL gene encoding DNA mismatch repair endonuclease MutL, which produces MRIQKLDPLVAQRIAAGEVIDRPASVIRELLDNALDAGAKQLVASVTDGGLESIKLIDDGEGIAKDDLPLLCESHATSKVHDLEDLYHIKSMGFRGEALYSIAAVSTVTIASSYQGQDAFQITVDNGIKGEVQPGGPREGTTVSVEGLFKELPARRQFLKRPSTEATMCRYVLQEKALAFPERSFRFITDGKVRVDLPATNKKQRVLDVLAISQNIVPSEMIELYDSAGRFNLYAVCSSPALYRSDRSHIKIFVNNRPVEEFALVQAVTYGYGEMLHGGAFPYCYLFIDVDPTLVDFNIHPTKREVKLRNKAEIHHQVVEMISSQVRRTIPRIVAKEIQDEQTPLLTPKATYTHQRAVDASSHERSSRYQGEARKPIDPEWFQKAKEILQSDGMQTTRATETENIWDMQAEQKQFTYLGQAFNLFLVAEKENDLYLVDQHAAHERILFDEVRAKKEVQSLMIPLSFEVERDVDNYLQGNLDVYLNLGIKLVRSDDLLWEIHAIPAIYRSVEKQLVSFIQTMSGESEEVEKGLYAIVACHAAIKAGDTIDRMMAISLLEKVFALAEPTCPHGRTFVIRLHKDELMKAVQRT; this is translated from the coding sequence ATGAGAATACAAAAGCTCGATCCGCTTGTAGCGCAGCGTATTGCTGCAGGCGAGGTTATTGATAGACCAGCCTCAGTCATTCGTGAATTGCTCGACAATGCACTGGATGCAGGGGCCAAGCAACTGGTAGCCAGTGTCACCGATGGGGGCCTTGAGTCGATCAAATTGATCGATGATGGAGAGGGCATTGCAAAGGATGACCTACCTTTGCTCTGTGAGAGCCATGCCACCAGCAAGGTTCATGATCTTGAAGATCTGTATCATATCAAGAGCATGGGTTTCCGAGGAGAAGCATTATACAGCATTGCCGCAGTATCCACCGTCACTATTGCCAGCAGCTACCAAGGACAGGATGCTTTTCAGATTACCGTGGATAATGGAATAAAAGGTGAGGTACAACCCGGTGGACCCAGAGAAGGAACAACGGTAAGTGTTGAGGGCTTGTTCAAGGAACTTCCTGCCAGGCGTCAGTTTCTGAAAAGACCTTCAACAGAAGCAACCATGTGCCGCTACGTCCTACAGGAGAAGGCTCTTGCCTTTCCCGAACGATCATTTCGGTTCATCACTGATGGAAAGGTCCGCGTCGATCTCCCTGCCACAAACAAGAAACAACGCGTTCTGGATGTCCTGGCTATCAGCCAGAATATCGTTCCCTCCGAGATGATTGAACTGTATGACAGCGCAGGTCGCTTCAACCTCTATGCAGTCTGTTCTTCTCCGGCGCTCTATAGAAGTGATCGTTCCCATATCAAGATCTTTGTGAACAATAGACCTGTGGAGGAGTTTGCCCTCGTACAGGCAGTTACCTATGGATACGGAGAGATGCTGCACGGAGGAGCCTTTCCCTACTGTTATCTTTTCATTGATGTCGACCCTACGTTGGTCGATTTCAATATCCATCCAACCAAGCGTGAGGTGAAGCTTAGAAACAAAGCAGAGATTCATCACCAGGTAGTGGAAATGATCTCCAGCCAAGTCCGTCGCACCATACCACGGATTGTTGCAAAAGAGATACAGGACGAACAGACTCCCCTCCTCACTCCCAAGGCAACCTATACCCACCAGAGGGCTGTGGATGCATCCAGCCATGAGAGAAGCAGCAGATATCAGGGAGAGGCAAGAAAGCCCATCGACCCTGAGTGGTTCCAGAAAGCGAAAGAGATCCTACAATCAGACGGAATGCAGACAACCCGTGCCACAGAAACTGAGAATATCTGGGATATGCAGGCTGAACAGAAACAATTCACCTACCTCGGACAGGCCTTCAACCTCTTTCTGGTTGCAGAGAAGGAGAATGATCTTTACCTTGTAGACCAGCATGCAGCGCATGAGAGGATCCTTTTTGATGAGGTACGGGCAAAGAAAGAAGTACAGTCCCTGATGATTCCCCTCTCCTTTGAGGTTGAACGTGATGTTGACAACTACCTGCAGGGGAATCTGGATGTATACCTGAATTTGGGAATCAAGCTGGTCCGCAGTGATGACCTCCTCTGGGAAATCCATGCAATCCCAGCAATCTACCGCTCGGTAGAAAAACAGTTGGTCTCGTTCATACAGACGATGAGTGGGGAGAGTGAAGAGGTCGAGAAAGGACTCTATGCCATTGTTGCATGCCATGCAGCGATCAAGGCAGGGGACACAATAGACCGGATGATGGCCATTTCACTACTTGAAAAGGTGTTTGCTCTCGCTGAACCCACCTGTCCGCATGGCAGAACCTTTGTCATCAGGCTCCACAAGGATGAGTTGATGAAGGCTGTCCAGCGTACCTAA